One Rhodoferax ferrireducens T118 DNA segment encodes these proteins:
- a CDS encoding cryptochrome/photolyase family protein: protein MNKQFDSGLMWFRRDLRVIDNAALCLALAACRQLHCVFVFDRDILDTLPRADRRVEFIRASLCELDVALGQLSGKAGVGLIVRHAVASEEIVTLAKTLQVQAVFAAHDYEPQALARDARVRGALAHVGIVLHTCKDHVIFENREILSKTGTPYGVFTPYKNTWLATVTPQHLRHHDATPVAQALVPRPEGLQQPVPTLAAIGFEKTNLSQLKIPTGASGGARLFEDFFERMDSYHETRDLPAVKGPSYLGVHLRFGTVSVRQLAATALQRQIQGSRGAAVWLGELIWRDFYFSILANFPHVAQGAFKPEYDAIKWEHGKHADSLFQAWCEGRTGYPLVDAAMAQINQTGYMHNRLRMVAGSFLVKDLGIDWRWGEKYFARHLNDFDLAANNGGWQWVSSSGCDAQPYFRIFNPVTQSEKFDADGKFIRRYLPQLARLPSKVIHAPWTAQALELQMEGVTLGQNYPAPIVAHAAARALTLQRYAVVKKHQAAT from the coding sequence ATGAACAAGCAATTCGATTCTGGTTTGATGTGGTTCCGCCGTGACCTGCGGGTGATCGACAACGCCGCCTTGTGCCTGGCGCTGGCGGCCTGCCGCCAGCTTCACTGCGTTTTTGTCTTTGACCGTGACATCCTCGACACCCTGCCACGCGCTGACCGCCGGGTCGAATTTATCCGGGCGTCCTTGTGTGAACTGGACGTGGCATTGGGCCAGCTCAGCGGCAAGGCGGGTGTCGGCCTGATCGTGCGCCACGCCGTGGCCAGCGAGGAAATAGTCACACTGGCCAAAACACTGCAGGTGCAGGCGGTTTTTGCGGCCCATGACTACGAGCCGCAAGCGCTGGCACGCGATGCCCGGGTACGGGGTGCCCTGGCGCACGTCGGTATTGTCCTGCACACCTGCAAGGATCATGTGATTTTTGAAAATCGCGAGATTCTGAGCAAAACCGGCACACCCTATGGCGTTTTCACACCCTACAAGAACACCTGGCTGGCAACGGTAACACCGCAGCATTTGCGCCACCATGACGCCACACCGGTTGCGCAGGCGCTGGTCCCCCGACCTGAGGGCCTGCAACAACCGGTGCCGACACTGGCCGCTATCGGCTTTGAAAAAACCAACCTGAGTCAACTCAAGATTCCAACCGGGGCGTCGGGCGGCGCCCGGCTGTTTGAAGATTTTTTTGAACGTATGGACAGTTACCATGAAACAAGGGACTTGCCAGCGGTCAAGGGTCCGAGCTATCTTGGTGTGCACCTGCGCTTTGGCACGGTGTCGGTTCGCCAACTGGCTGCCACCGCCTTGCAACGGCAGATTCAGGGTAGCCGAGGCGCGGCGGTCTGGCTGGGAGAATTGATCTGGCGGGATTTTTATTTCTCGATTCTGGCTAATTTTCCGCACGTGGCACAAGGCGCCTTCAAGCCCGAGTACGACGCGATCAAATGGGAACACGGCAAGCACGCTGATTCCCTGTTCCAAGCCTGGTGCGAGGGACGAACCGGTTATCCGCTGGTGGATGCTGCCATGGCCCAGATCAACCAGACTGGCTACATGCACAATCGCCTGCGCATGGTGGCGGGCAGCTTTTTGGTGAAAGACCTCGGGATTGACTGGCGCTGGGGCGAAAAATACTTTGCCAGGCACCTCAATGACTTTGACCTGGCGGCCAACAACGGTGGCTGGCAGTGGGTCAGTTCCAGCGGTTGCGATGCGCAGCCGTACTTCAGGATTTTCAATCCGGTGACCCAAAGTGAAAAGTTTGATGCCGACGGTAAATTCATCCGCCGCTACTTGCCACAACTGGCCCGACTACCGAGCAAAGTCATTCACGCGCCGTGGACCGCCCAAGCGCTTGAGCTGCAAATGGAGGGCGTGACGCTGGGCCAAAACTACCCCGCGCCGATCGTGGCGCACGCTGCGGCACGTGCGCTGACCTTACAGCGCTACGCTGTCGTCAAAAAGCACCAAGCTGCCACCTGA
- a CDS encoding YqgE/AlgH family protein: MPADFALTNLTNHFLIAMPGLQDEIFSRSVVYVCEHSQRGALGLVINKPCDIDMKRLFEKVELPMCRADLSNTPVFLGGPVQTERGFVLHEATFADADKPAESVYASTMVIPGGLEMTTSKDVLEAISIGAGPRKVLVSLGYAAWGEGQLESEISENSWLTVAANNSVIFDTPVAQRYEQALLLLGLELWMLSPDAGHA; encoded by the coding sequence ATGCCTGCAGATTTTGCCTTGACCAACCTGACGAATCATTTTCTGATCGCCATGCCCGGTCTGCAGGATGAGATCTTCTCGCGTAGCGTCGTCTATGTGTGTGAGCATAGCCAGCGCGGTGCGCTGGGTTTGGTCATCAACAAGCCCTGTGATATCGACATGAAGCGCCTGTTTGAAAAGGTGGAACTGCCGATGTGCCGCGCCGACCTCTCCAACACGCCAGTTTTTCTGGGCGGGCCGGTGCAAACCGAGCGCGGTTTTGTGCTGCATGAGGCGACTTTCGCCGACGCCGACAAACCGGCCGAGTCGGTTTACGCTTCCACCATGGTGATCCCGGGCGGGCTGGAGATGACCACTTCCAAAGATGTGCTGGAAGCGATTTCTATCGGAGCCGGGCCGCGCAAAGTGTTGGTGTCGCTGGGCTATGCCGCCTGGGGTGAAGGGCAACTGGAGTCTGAAATTTCAGAAAACAGCTGGTTGACCGTGGCCGCCAACAACAGTGTCATCTTTGATACACCGGTGGCCCAGCGCTACGAGCAGGCCTTGTTGCTGCTCGGTTTGGAGCTGTGGATGCTGTCGCCCGACGCCGGGCATGCCTAA
- the ruvX gene encoding Holliday junction resolvase RuvX, which translates to MPEPLIKPLADAAPGENPVHVAANLQTFLALDFGLKRTGFAVGNRLLRTAQPQGTIAAEGDARFVKIALQLKEWQPDALVVGVPFHPDGAAHENTLRARRFARQLQGRFKLPVFEVDERYTTTEALGRGARDADAMAACIILEQFLRSI; encoded by the coding sequence ATGCCGGAACCCTTGATCAAACCCCTGGCTGACGCGGCTCCCGGAGAAAACCCGGTGCACGTCGCGGCGAACCTGCAAACTTTTCTGGCCCTTGACTTCGGTCTGAAGCGTACCGGCTTTGCCGTCGGCAATCGCCTGTTGCGTACCGCCCAACCGCAGGGCACGATTGCCGCTGAAGGCGATGCGCGCTTTGTCAAAATTGCCCTGCAACTCAAGGAATGGCAGCCCGATGCACTGGTGGTCGGCGTGCCCTTTCACCCGGACGGCGCCGCGCACGAGAACACCTTGCGGGCGCGGCGCTTTGCGCGCCAGTTGCAGGGGCGCTTCAAACTGCCGGTGTTTGAAGTTGATGAGCGTTACACGACGACGGAAGCGCTGGGGCGGGGGGCTCGTGACGCCGATGCGATGGCCGCCTGCATTATTCTGGAACAATTTTTAAGGAGTATTTGA
- the pyrR gene encoding bifunctional pyr operon transcriptional regulator/uracil phosphoribosyltransferase PyrR: MSILALDAEGLYLELLMGVRALFRPGMHLVGITSGGAWLAERLQRDLSLPEPHGVISSALHRDDYARRGMTVAAQTQIPFDVNNASIILLDDVLFTGRTIRAVINELFDFGRPAMVKLAVLVDRGGRELPIQADVCAARIVLPATQSLALARSDAGVFSFNVKAR, from the coding sequence ATGAGCATATTGGCGCTGGACGCTGAAGGCCTGTACCTTGAGTTGTTGATGGGCGTGCGCGCCCTGTTTCGCCCCGGCATGCATTTGGTCGGAATCACTTCAGGCGGGGCATGGCTGGCCGAGCGTTTGCAGCGCGACCTGAGCTTGCCTGAGCCCCACGGTGTGATCTCATCGGCCCTGCACCGGGATGATTACGCCCGCCGCGGCATGACCGTTGCGGCGCAAACGCAAATTCCTTTTGATGTCAATAACGCCAGCATCATCCTGCTTGATGATGTGCTGTTCACCGGGCGCACCATTCGCGCGGTCATCAACGAGCTGTTTGACTTCGGTCGCCCGGCGATGGTGAAGTTGGCGGTTCTGGTGGACCGCGGCGGCCGGGAGCTGCCGATTCAGGCCGACGTGTGTGCGGCCCGCATCGTGTTGCCCGCGACCCAGTCATTGGCCTTGGCGCGCAGTGACGCCGGGGTGTTCAGTTTCAACGTGAAGGCGCGCTAG
- a CDS encoding aspartate carbamoyltransferase catalytic subunit gives MLYKRNLQLNKNGELIHLLSTEGLPKSILTQVLDTATNFVSIGDREVKKVPLLRGKSVFNLFFENSTRTRTTFEIAAKRLSADVINLDIAKSSAVKGETLLDTIANLSAMAADLFVVRHSESGAPYLIAQHVAPHVHVINAGDGRHAHPTQGLLDMYTIRHYKKDFSNLTVAIVGDVLHSRVARSDIHALTTLGCPEVRVVGPKTIVPGDMAPMGVRVCHTLEEGIKGADVIIMLRLQNERMSGALLPSSQEFFKSFGLTPEKLQLARPDAIVMHPGPINRGVEIDSAVADGTHSVILPQVTFGIAVRMAAMSIVAGNEA, from the coding sequence ATGCTTTACAAACGCAACCTCCAGCTCAATAAAAATGGCGAGCTCATTCACCTGCTCTCGACCGAGGGCTTGCCCAAGAGCATCCTGACTCAGGTGCTCGACACCGCCACCAATTTCGTCAGCATCGGTGACCGCGAGGTCAAGAAAGTGCCGCTGCTGCGCGGCAAGAGTGTGTTCAACCTGTTTTTTGAGAACTCGACGCGCACCCGCACCACCTTCGAGATTGCTGCCAAGCGGCTCAGCGCCGACGTCATCAACCTCGATATTGCCAAGTCATCGGCCGTCAAGGGCGAGACACTGCTCGACACCATTGCCAACCTGAGCGCCATGGCCGCCGACCTGTTTGTGGTGCGCCACAGCGAATCGGGCGCGCCCTACCTGATTGCGCAACACGTGGCGCCGCATGTGCATGTGATCAATGCCGGTGACGGGCGCCATGCGCACCCGACGCAAGGCTTGCTCGACATGTACACCATCCGCCACTACAAAAAAGATTTTTCCAATCTCACGGTGGCCATCGTCGGCGACGTGTTGCACTCGCGCGTGGCGCGCTCCGACATTCACGCCCTCACCACGCTGGGCTGCCCTGAAGTGCGGGTGGTGGGGCCCAAGACCATCGTGCCGGGCGACATGGCGCCCATGGGTGTGCGCGTTTGCCACACACTCGAAGAAGGCATCAAGGGCGCTGACGTGATCATCATGCTGCGTCTGCAAAACGAGCGCATGAGCGGCGCGCTGCTGCCCTCCAGCCAGGAGTTTTTCAAGAGCTTTGGCTTGACGCCGGAGAAACTGCAACTGGCCCGGCCCGATGCCATCGTGATGCACCCGGGGCCGATCAACCGGGGGGTGGAGATCGACTCGGCGGTGGCCGATGGCACACACAGCGTGATCCTGCCGCAGGTCACTTTTGGTATTGCCGTACGCATGGCCGCGATGAGCATCGTGGCAGGGAATGAGGCCTGA
- a CDS encoding dihydroorotase: MKTLTNILIKGGRVIDPASGFDEIVDVALANGTVLAIKNIATDFRPDQIMDATGCIVMPGLVDLAVRLREPGHEHEGMLESEMAAAMAGGVTSLVCLPDTDPVLDEPGLVEMLRFRAEKLNQARVYPLGALTRNLAGESLSEMQELTEAGCVAFSQAEVPLPNTQVMQRAFQYASTFGYAVWLRPQDLFLGQGVAASGALATRLGLSGVPVAAETIALHTIFELMRATGARVHLCRLSSAAGVDLVRQAKLDGLKVSCDISINSLHLTDADIGYFDSRARLNPPLRQQRDRDALRAGLLDGTIDALVSDHTPVDEDAKTLPFAESEPGATGVELLLSLALKWSQDSGVDLARALAVVTQGPAAVLGASLGKRQASTGRLLAGGAADLCVFDPAAAWTVQSDTLRSQGKYTPFSGYELPGRVRCTIMAGRIAFERK, from the coding sequence ATGAAAACACTGACGAATATTCTGATCAAGGGCGGCCGGGTCATCGATCCGGCCAGTGGTTTTGATGAAATAGTGGATGTAGCCCTCGCCAATGGGACGGTTCTAGCTATTAAAAATATAGCTACTGATTTCCGGCCCGATCAAATCATGGATGCCACTGGCTGCATCGTGATGCCCGGTCTGGTGGACTTGGCGGTGCGCCTGCGCGAACCCGGCCATGAGCACGAAGGCATGCTCGAATCTGAAATGGCCGCAGCGATGGCCGGTGGCGTCACCAGCCTGGTGTGTCTGCCTGACACCGACCCGGTGCTCGATGAACCGGGCCTGGTCGAGATGCTGCGCTTTCGGGCCGAAAAGCTGAACCAGGCCCGGGTTTATCCGCTCGGTGCCTTGACCCGCAATCTGGCCGGTGAATCCTTGTCCGAGATGCAGGAACTGACCGAGGCCGGTTGTGTCGCCTTCAGCCAGGCCGAAGTGCCCTTGCCCAACACGCAAGTCATGCAACGCGCGTTTCAGTACGCCAGCACCTTCGGCTACGCCGTCTGGTTGCGCCCGCAGGATTTGTTTTTGGGGCAGGGCGTGGCCGCCAGCGGCGCCCTGGCGACCCGTCTGGGTCTGAGCGGCGTGCCGGTGGCCGCCGAAACCATTGCGCTGCACACCATTTTTGAGCTGATGCGCGCCACCGGCGCCCGCGTTCATTTGTGCCGCCTCAGCAGTGCCGCGGGCGTGGACTTGGTGCGTCAGGCCAAGCTCGACGGCCTGAAGGTGAGTTGCGACATCAGCATCAATTCGCTGCATCTGACCGATGCCGACATCGGTTACTTTGACAGCCGAGCCCGTCTCAACCCGCCCTTGCGCCAGCAGCGCGACCGCGACGCGCTGCGTGCCGGTTTGCTCGATGGCACCATTGACGCGCTGGTGTCCGATCACACGCCGGTGGACGAAGACGCCAAAACGCTGCCGTTTGCCGAGAGCGAGCCGGGTGCCACGGGTGTTGAGTTGCTGCTGAGTCTGGCACTCAAATGGAGCCAGGACAGTGGTGTTGATCTGGCGCGCGCCCTGGCCGTGGTGACCCAGGGGCCGGCCGCCGTCCTGGGCGCCTCGCTGGGCAAAAGACAAGCCAGTACCGGTCGCCTGCTGGCGGGTGGTGCGGCCGACCTGTGCGTGTTTGACCCGGCAGCGGCCTGGACGGTGCAGAGTGATACCTTGCGCAGCCAGGGCAAGTACACGCCGTTCTCGGGCTACGAGTTGCCGGGCCGGGTGCGTTGCACGATCATGGCCGGGCGGATTGCGTTCGAAAGGAAATAG
- the fusA gene encoding elongation factor G produces the protein MSQNLSSKIRTVALVGHGAAGKTTLAESLLAATGAITSRGSVEKGNTVCDFDPIEKELGHSLQSSLVSFKTGGAQVHLIDTPGYPDFASQAISALAAVDTALVVINAQTGIELSTERMFTLAGERGLCRMIVVNKIDADNIDLLTLVTDIRARFGKQCLLLELPLHNRQEVVELLGHNEGESDFASVAAAHRDLIDQLIEEDDSLLARYLEDGLEPSPQELHAPFERALRAGHLIPILFVSAKTGAGVAQLLDALAKLAPSPAEGNPPPFYRGEPGQQPQAFLAQPDDELPVLAHVFKVVVDPFIGKLGVFRVHQGTVRRDAALFVGAAKRSFKVTHLYRLQGKDYLEVPALIPGDIGAVAKVDEIEFDCVLHESHDQDAIHLKPLQFPQPMQGLAVQPRRKGDEQRLFEILSKLALEDPCFKIERRPGTHETVIRGLGEMHLRTKLLRMQQQYKLELDTSAPQIAYRETITGPAEGHCRHKKQSGGAGQFGEVMLRVEPLARGAGFEFVDLVKGGAIPGVFMAAVEKGVRQALAEGAVAGFALHDLRVTVLDGKTHAVDGKDVAFMAAGRKATIDAVLKARPIVLEPLVDIEVLAPESSMGDLTGDLAAKRGHVTGTQPRLSGNVAISGQIPLVELDDYQGRLKSLTGGQGSYNITFSHYAPVPGDTQKQLAGKYKAVSLDDE, from the coding sequence ATGAGCCAGAACCTCTCAAGCAAAATTCGCACGGTTGCCCTGGTCGGCCACGGTGCCGCCGGTAAAACCACCCTGGCTGAGAGCCTGTTGGCAGCCACCGGGGCCATCACCAGCCGGGGCTCGGTTGAGAAGGGCAATACCGTGTGTGATTTCGACCCGATCGAGAAGGAATTGGGCCACTCGCTGCAATCGTCCCTGGTCAGCTTCAAGACCGGCGGCGCCCAGGTTCACCTGATCGACACCCCCGGCTACCCCGACTTTGCAAGCCAGGCCATCAGCGCGCTGGCTGCCGTGGACACGGCACTGGTGGTCATCAACGCGCAAACCGGCATAGAGCTCTCGACCGAGCGTATGTTCACGCTGGCCGGTGAGCGGGGCCTGTGCCGCATGATCGTGGTTAACAAAATCGATGCCGACAATATCGACCTGCTGACCCTGGTGACGGACATTCGCGCGCGTTTTGGCAAGCAATGCCTGTTGCTGGAGCTGCCCTTGCACAACCGGCAGGAAGTGGTGGAACTGCTCGGTCACAACGAGGGCGAGAGTGACTTTGCCTCGGTGGCCGCTGCGCACCGCGACCTGATCGACCAGCTGATTGAAGAAGACGACAGCCTGCTGGCGCGCTACCTGGAAGACGGCCTTGAGCCCAGCCCGCAAGAATTGCACGCGCCCTTTGAGCGCGCGCTGCGCGCCGGCCATCTGATTCCGATCCTGTTTGTCTCGGCCAAGACCGGCGCCGGCGTGGCGCAACTGCTGGACGCACTGGCCAAACTGGCGCCGAGCCCGGCGGAGGGCAACCCGCCGCCGTTTTACCGCGGCGAGCCGGGCCAGCAGCCGCAAGCCTTTCTGGCCCAGCCCGATGATGAACTGCCGGTGCTGGCCCATGTTTTCAAGGTCGTGGTGGACCCCTTTATCGGCAAGCTCGGCGTGTTCCGGGTCCACCAGGGCACGGTTCGCAGGGACGCCGCTCTGTTTGTGGGGGCAGCAAAACGCTCGTTCAAGGTGACCCACCTGTACCGCCTGCAGGGCAAGGACTATCTGGAAGTGCCGGCGCTCATTCCCGGCGACATCGGGGCTGTCGCCAAGGTCGATGAGATCGAGTTTGACTGCGTGCTGCATGAGTCGCACGACCAGGACGCCATCCACCTCAAGCCCCTGCAATTTCCGCAGCCCATGCAGGGGCTGGCGGTGCAGCCCCGGCGCAAGGGGGACGAGCAGCGCCTGTTTGAAATTCTGTCCAAGCTGGCGCTGGAAGACCCCTGCTTCAAGATCGAGCGCCGTCCCGGCACCCATGAGACCGTGATTCGCGGCTTGGGTGAAATGCACCTGCGCACCAAGTTGTTGCGCATGCAGCAGCAGTACAAGCTGGAGCTTGACACCAGCGCGCCGCAAATTGCCTACCGCGAGACCATCACGGGCCCGGCCGAGGGCCATTGCCGCCATAAAAAACAAAGCGGCGGTGCCGGCCAGTTTGGTGAGGTGATGCTGCGCGTGGAGCCGCTGGCGCGCGGTGCTGGCTTCGAGTTCGTGGACCTGGTCAAGGGCGGTGCCATTCCGGGCGTGTTCATGGCGGCGGTGGAAAAAGGCGTGCGTCAGGCGCTGGCGGAAGGCGCGGTGGCCGGCTTTGCGTTGCATGATCTGCGCGTCACGGTGCTTGACGGCAAAACGCACGCCGTGGATGGCAAGGACGTCGCCTTTATGGCCGCCGGCCGCAAAGCCACCATCGATGCCGTGCTCAAAGCCAGGCCGATCGTGCTGGAGCCGCTGGTCGATATAGAAGTACTGGCGCCCGAGAGCAGCATGGGTGACCTCACGGGTGACCTGGCAGCCAAGCGCGGCCATGTCACGGGAACGCAGCCACGTTTGAGCGGCAACGTGGCCATCAGCGGACAGATTCCCTTGGTCGAGCTCGATGACTACCAGGGCCGCTTGAAGTCGCTCACCGGTGGCCAGGGTTCCTACAACATCACCTTTTCGCACTACGCACCGGTTCCCGGCGACACGCAGAAGCAACTCGCCGGCAAGTACAAGGCGGTCAGCCTGGACGACGAATAA
- a CDS encoding type I 3-dehydroquinate dehydratase: MPLSCMSMGPYGSLTRLFGWTFGSALTFAVGASSSAPGQVPIEDLNTVLAILQKSMTSKSS; this comes from the coding sequence ATTCCATTGAGCTGCATGTCGATGGGTCCGTATGGCTCCCTCACGCGTCTGTTTGGATGGACCTTCGGCTCGGCCCTGACTTTTGCGGTCGGTGCCAGCAGTTCAGCACCGGGTCAGGTGCCGATTGAAGACCTGAACACGGTGCTGGCAATTTTGCAGAAGTCGATGACGAGCAAATCATCCTAA
- a CDS encoding beta/gamma crystallin-related protein, translated as MNALLKNALAVTAVAMAAQASAQVTFYEQNGFQGQSFTTSRTVDNLARRGFNDRASSAVVAGERWEVCEDARFNGRCVVLRPGQYPSLDAMGLNNRISSVRAVSRNARIDDQRYAPAPVAAPANAQITFYENEGFGGQSFTTERQINNFDRFGFNDRASSAVVVGEGWEVCDDVRFQGRCVVLRQGSYGSLRAMGLNDRISSVRILDDNARGNDRRYAPAPVAAPEPVAAPDFRPRRDERLFEANVTSVRAVMGTPEQRCWVDREQVAQNQSNTNVPGAIAGALLGGILGHQVGGGTGKDLATAGGAIAGAAIGANVNGGTPQTATQDVRRCETVPNQRPQYWDVTYNFRGQEHRVQMTAPPGPTVTVNAQGEPRK; from the coding sequence ATGAACGCATTATTGAAAAACGCATTGGCAGTAACCGCCGTGGCCATGGCCGCGCAAGCGTCAGCGCAGGTTACTTTTTACGAACAGAATGGTTTTCAAGGCCAATCGTTCACCACCTCAAGGACGGTGGATAACCTGGCTCGCAGGGGATTCAACGACCGCGCCTCGTCGGCGGTAGTGGCCGGTGAGCGCTGGGAGGTGTGCGAAGACGCGCGCTTCAACGGTCGCTGTGTCGTGTTGCGCCCAGGCCAGTACCCGTCACTCGATGCGATGGGCTTGAATAACCGCATCTCATCGGTGCGCGCCGTGAGCCGCAACGCCCGCATTGATGACCAGCGCTATGCGCCCGCGCCAGTGGCTGCGCCGGCAAACGCGCAGATTACCTTCTATGAAAATGAGGGTTTCGGCGGCCAGTCTTTCACCACGGAGAGGCAGATCAACAACTTTGACCGCTTTGGCTTCAATGACCGCGCCTCATCGGCGGTGGTGGTGGGCGAGGGCTGGGAGGTTTGCGACGATGTCCGGTTCCAGGGTCGCTGCGTGGTTTTGCGCCAGGGCAGTTATGGCTCACTCAGAGCCATGGGCTTGAACGACCGCATCTCGTCAGTGCGAATCCTGGACGACAACGCGCGCGGCAATGACCGTCGTTATGCGCCCGCACCCGTTGCGGCGCCGGAGCCAGTGGCTGCCCCCGATTTCCGTCCGCGCCGCGACGAACGGCTGTTTGAAGCCAACGTCACCTCCGTGCGTGCAGTGATGGGCACGCCTGAGCAGCGCTGCTGGGTCGATCGCGAGCAAGTCGCCCAGAACCAGAGCAATACCAACGTCCCGGGCGCGATTGCCGGCGCCCTGCTGGGTGGCATTCTCGGGCACCAGGTCGGCGGCGGAACCGGCAAGGATCTCGCCACTGCGGGTGGCGCGATCGCTGGAGCCGCCATCGGCGCCAACGTCAACGGCGGCACACCGCAGACCGCAACCCAGGACGTTCGGCGCTGCGAAACCGTACCCAACCAGAGACCCCAGTACTGGGACGTCACCTACAACTTCCGGGGTCAGGAGCATCGCGTCCAGATGACCGCCCCCCCCGGCCCGACCGTGACCGTCAACGCGCAGGGTGAGCCGCGCAAGTAA
- the yegQ gene encoding tRNA 5-hydroxyuridine modification protein YegQ: MSLKKPELLAPAGSLTMLETAFAFGATAIYAGQPRYSLRVRNNDFGAIEVLQQGIERAHGLGNKFYLVSNIFPHGNKIKSYVQNMAPVIALKPDAMIMSDPGLIMMVRETWPEMEIHLSVQANTVNAAAVRFWKSVGVSRVILSRELSLDQVEQIRQDCPDTELEVFVHGALCIAYSGRCLLSGYFNHRDANQGSCTNSCRWDYKTLPGVVDACGDILAPQAATEREQEQAQRGAAPDQVYVIEEGQRPGSYMPIEEDEHGTYVMNSKDLRAIEHVKRLVEIGVDSLKIEGRTKSPYYVARTVQSYARAIDDAVAGRELDPALLGQLEGLANRGYTSGFFQRHTPESTQNYLRGYSESGRSLYVGDVALFDQARGLAQVIVKNRFAVGDWLEIIHPGGNSDLQLERMENADGQAVTVAPGSGHVVWLPLPAHAVGAFVARYVAAPESEAASA, translated from the coding sequence ATGAGCTTGAAAAAACCTGAGCTGCTGGCGCCGGCAGGGTCGCTGACCATGCTGGAGACTGCTTTTGCCTTTGGCGCCACGGCCATCTACGCGGGCCAGCCGCGCTACAGCTTGCGCGTGCGCAACAATGACTTTGGCGCCATCGAGGTGCTGCAGCAGGGCATCGAGCGGGCGCATGGGCTGGGCAACAAGTTCTATCTGGTGTCCAACATCTTCCCGCATGGCAACAAAATCAAGAGCTATGTGCAAAACATGGCGCCGGTGATTGCGCTCAAGCCCGACGCCATGATCATGTCCGACCCCGGTCTGATCATGATGGTGCGCGAGACCTGGCCCGAGATGGAAATTCACCTCTCGGTGCAGGCCAACACGGTCAATGCCGCCGCCGTGCGCTTCTGGAAGAGCGTCGGTGTCAGCCGGGTGATCCTGTCGCGTGAGTTATCGCTGGATCAGGTGGAGCAAATCCGCCAGGACTGCCCGGACACCGAGCTTGAAGTGTTTGTGCACGGGGCGCTGTGTATTGCTTATTCGGGGCGCTGTCTGTTGTCGGGTTACTTCAACCACCGCGATGCCAACCAGGGCAGTTGCACCAACTCCTGCCGCTGGGATTACAAAACCTTGCCCGGCGTGGTCGATGCCTGCGGCGACATTCTGGCACCCCAGGCTGCTACGGAGCGTGAGCAGGAGCAGGCCCAACGCGGCGCGGCCCCGGATCAGGTTTACGTGATCGAAGAAGGCCAGCGCCCCGGCAGCTACATGCCGATTGAAGAAGACGAGCACGGCACCTACGTCATGAACTCCAAGGACTTGCGCGCCATCGAGCATGTCAAGCGCCTGGTCGAGATCGGCGTCGATTCGCTCAAGATCGAGGGCCGCACCAAAAGCCCGTATTACGTGGCGCGCACGGTGCAGAGTTATGCCCGGGCGATTGACGACGCCGTGGCGGGGCGCGAGCTGGACCCCGCCTTGCTCGGTCAGCTTGAAGGGCTGGCCAACCGGGGTTACACCTCGGGCTTTTTCCAGCGCCACACGCCGGAGTCCACGCAAAATTACCTGCGCGGTTATTCCGAGTCGGGACGCAGCCTGTATGTGGGCGATGTGGCGCTGTTTGACCAGGCGCGTGGGCTGGCGCAAGTGATTGTGAAGAACCGTTTTGCGGTGGGTGACTGGCTGGAGATCATCCACCCGGGCGGCAACTCTGATCTGCAACTCGAGCGCATGGAGAATGCCGACGGGCAAGCCGTGACGGTGGCACCCGGCAGTGGCCACGTCGTCTGGTTGCCCTTGCCCGCGCATGCGGTCGGCGCCTTCGTGGCGCGCTACGTGGCGGCGCCGGAATCTGAAGCCGCGAGCGCCTGA
- the arfB gene encoding alternative ribosome rescue aminoacyl-tRNA hydrolase ArfB, whose product MTKPAASPLLQINEAEVELSAIRAQGAGGQNVNKVSSAIHLRFDIAASSLPQDVKERLLALHDSRITKDGVLVIKAQQQRTQEMNRLDALMRLHELVNSVALAPKTRRATKPSYASKQRLRVAKSQRAEIKALRGRVDAQS is encoded by the coding sequence ATGACCAAACCTGCCGCCTCGCCCCTGCTGCAAATCAACGAAGCCGAGGTTGAACTCTCGGCCATCCGGGCACAAGGGGCGGGCGGGCAAAACGTCAACAAGGTGTCCAGCGCGATTCATCTGCGCTTTGACATTGCGGCCTCCTCCCTGCCGCAGGACGTCAAAGAGCGCTTGCTCGCGCTGCATGACAGCCGCATCACCAAGGACGGTGTGCTGGTGATCAAGGCGCAGCAACAGCGCACGCAGGAGATGAACCGGCTGGACGCCTTGATGCGCTTGCATGAATTGGTCAACAGTGTGGCGCTGGCGCCCAAGACCCGCCGCGCCACCAAGCCCAGCTACGCATCGAAGCAAAGGCTGCGCGTCGCCAAGAGCCAGCGTGCCGAGATCAAGGCCTTGCGCGGCCGGGTTGACGCGCAATCCTGA